A genomic segment from Mycoplasma sp. 1018B encodes:
- the tyrS gene encoding tyrosine--tRNA ligase: MNIIEDLELRGILKQISNKEKFLKLNPTETAIYGGFDPSAISLHLGNYILIATLKRFQQYGYTVYALVGGATGMIGDPSFRNSERNLLDNETITKNKKNIIHQLKKQKLIVKDNLNFYKKMNVINFLRNVGKLTNVSYMLNKESVIKRIEKGLSFTEFTYQLLQGYDFLKLYQNNNVKVQLGGSDQWGNIVTGLDMINKIEGNDHKAVGITLDLLTDENGNKIGKSTGGGSLWLDKNLSSPYDMYQYLINQSDSTAIKFLKWLTFLSLEQINNIASLHNENLKQRYAQKTLAYEVVKDIFGKKEAQITTKISKVLFDKNFDLLKLNNLEIERLKKYLPCLKIKLKTNIIDCLIENKILQSKREAREFINTGALKIDNDYLTLDTIFNPMYYEGNYSFIKKGKKQIILLEKINI; encoded by the coding sequence ATGAATATAATTGAAGACTTAGAATTACGTGGTATTTTGAAACAAATTAGTAACAAAGAAAAATTTTTAAAATTAAATCCTACAGAAACTGCAATTTATGGTGGTTTTGATCCTAGTGCTATAAGTTTACATTTAGGTAATTATATTTTAATTGCTACTTTAAAAAGATTTCAACAATATGGATATACTGTTTATGCACTTGTGGGTGGTGCTACTGGAATGATTGGTGATCCTTCTTTTAGAAATAGCGAAAGAAATTTATTAGATAATGAAACTATAACTAAAAATAAAAAAAATATTATTCATCAACTAAAAAAACAAAAATTAATTGTTAAAGATAATTTGAATTTTTATAAAAAAATGAATGTAATAAATTTTTTAAGAAATGTTGGTAAATTAACAAATGTTTCTTATATGTTAAATAAAGAATCTGTTATAAAAAGAATAGAAAAAGGTTTATCTTTTACAGAATTCACTTATCAACTATTACAAGGATATGATTTTTTAAAACTTTATCAAAATAATAATGTAAAAGTTCAATTAGGCGGAAGCGATCAATGAGGCAACATTGTTACAGGATTAGATATGATTAATAAAATTGAGGGAAATGATCATAAAGCAGTTGGTATTACTTTAGACTTATTAACAGATGAAAATGGCAATAAAATAGGTAAATCAACTGGTGGCGGATCTCTTTGACTTGATAAAAATTTATCTTCTCCTTATGATATGTATCAATATTTAATTAATCAAAGTGATTCAACGGCAATTAAATTTCTTAAATGATTAACATTTTTGTCCTTAGAACAAATTAATAATATTGCTAGTTTACATAATGAGAATCTCAAGCAAAGATATGCTCAAAAAACTTTAGCATATGAAGTAGTTAAAGATATTTTTGGTAAGAAAGAAGCTCAAATAACTACAAAAATTTCAAAGGTTTTATTTGACAAAAATTTTGATCTTTTAAAGCTTAATAATTTGGAAATTGAAAGATTAAAAAAATATTTACCTTGTCTTAAAATAAAATTAAAAACAAATATTATCGATTGTTTAATTGAAAATAAAATTTTACAATCTAAAAGAGAAGCAAGAGAATTTATTAATACTGGTGCTTTAAAAATTGATAATGATTATTTAACTTTAGATACTATTTTTAATCCTATGTATTATGAAGGTAACTATTCTTTTATTAAAAAAGGTAAAAAACAAATTATTTTATTAGAAAAAATAAATATCTAA
- a CDS encoding thermonuclease family protein, whose amino-acid sequence MKKIIAIIQLSLIFLIFSCINQSFLNKPFDQIYTTKIIDNYDGDTFKIIINNQIETIRVFAIDTLEINSTNKKDWKYAKQAKNFTSKFLKMQPIKILYLRDDVYERKVCIITNSNNEDLASELIKNGLARIKYIDIYNHKSPFYIADVKIKKYLNNLQDIEEKSKRKQIGIFENY is encoded by the coding sequence ATGAAAAAAATAATTGCAATAATTCAATTAAGTTTGATTTTTTTAATTTTTTCCTGTATTAATCAATCTTTTTTAAATAAACCTTTTGATCAAATTTATACTACTAAAATTATTGATAATTATGACGGCGATACATTTAAAATAATTATTAATAATCAAATTGAAACAATCAGAGTTTTTGCTATTGATACTTTAGAAATTAATTCAACAAATAAAAAAGATTGAAAATATGCAAAACAAGCTAAAAACTTTACTTCTAAGTTCTTAAAAATGCAACCAATTAAAATATTATATTTAAGAGATGATGTTTATGAAAGAAAAGTCTGTATTATTACTAATTCTAATAATGAAGATTTAGCTAGTGAATTAATTAAAAATGGTTTAGCACGAATTAAATATATAGATATTTATAATCATAAAAGTCCTTTTTATATTGCTGATGTAAAAATAAAAAAATATCTTAATAATTTGCAAGATATTGAAGAAAAAAGTAAAAGAAAACAAATTGGTATTTTTGAAAATTATTAA
- the rplA gene encoding 50S ribosomal protein L1, whose amino-acid sequence MAFKGGKKIRAAREAFDRSVAYDLNEAIELIKRTSYTKFDGSVELVFKLNLDVRKAEQQLRGSVLLPNGTGKSVRVLVVTNNPEKQKLAKTAGADQVVDGLELEGKIKEDNFDFDVMVADPAMMPLLGKYGKKLGPKGLMPNPKTGTVTPTPEKAVEELKKGKANYRTDKAGIVHTMIGKLSMDTNKLVENANTVISLIKKLKPSAVKGTYIQNIVISATMAPSVKIKLDK is encoded by the coding sequence ATGGCTTTTAAAGGTGGAAAAAAAATAAGAGCTGCTAGAGAAGCGTTCGATAGAAGCGTTGCTTATGATTTAAATGAAGCTATTGAATTAATTAAAAGAACTTCATACACTAAATTTGATGGCTCAGTTGAATTAGTATTTAAATTAAATTTAGATGTTCGTAAAGCTGAACAACAATTAAGAGGATCAGTTTTATTACCAAATGGAACTGGTAAATCTGTAAGAGTTCTAGTTGTAACTAATAACCCAGAAAAACAAAAATTAGCTAAAACCGCTGGTGCAGATCAAGTGGTTGATGGATTAGAATTAGAAGGCAAAATTAAAGAAGACAATTTTGATTTTGATGTTATGGTTGCTGATCCTGCAATGATGCCTCTTTTAGGTAAATATGGTAAAAAATTAGGACCAAAAGGTCTTATGCCGAATCCAAAAACAGGTACTGTTACACCTACACCAGAAAAAGCTGTAGAAGAACTTAAAAAAGGTAAAGCAAATTATAGAACAGATAAAGCAGGAATTGTACATACAATGATTGGTAAATTAAGCATGGATACTAATAAATTAGTTGAAAATGCTAATACAGTAATTTCTTTAATTAAAAAATTAAAACCTTCTGCTGTTAAAGGAACATATATACAAAATATTGTTATTTCTGCAACTATGGCTCCTTCAGTAAAAATTAAATTAGACAAATAA
- the prfA gene encoding peptide chain release factor 1: protein MEKAMYKSLTDIKNTYNQLNDKLSQDEIINNIKEYTKITKELNKISAIAKKFNEYEIALSEIEEAKTLLNSKNDEEIQLAKFVLEDNNSKLNLLEEELKILILPKDENDDKNVIIEIRGAAGGDEANIFAGDLFRMYTKFADELDFKIKLLSSSSASAGGFSQIIFSVRGENAYSKLKFESGVHRVQRIPTTESSGRIHTSTATVTVIPEIDDTVDIEIKSNEIKIDTYRSSGAGGQSVNTTDSAVRITHIPTGIVVSSQDERSQIANRETALLVLKSKLYDLEMAKKQAEEAGYRKLAGQGDRSEKIRTYNYPQDRVTDHRIAFSTSLKQVIEGKLQPIIDALLTEEQNQKIKEAGIF, encoded by the coding sequence ATGGAAAAAGCGATGTATAAATCATTAACCGATATAAAAAATACTTACAATCAACTTAATGATAAATTATCTCAAGATGAAATAATAAATAATATTAAAGAATATACAAAAATAACTAAAGAATTAAATAAAATTAGCGCTATAGCAAAAAAATTTAATGAGTATGAAATTGCTTTAAGTGAAATTGAAGAAGCTAAAACATTATTAAATTCTAAAAACGATGAAGAAATACAACTAGCTAAATTTGTATTAGAAGATAATAATTCAAAATTAAATCTTCTTGAAGAAGAATTAAAAATTTTAATATTACCTAAAGATGAAAATGATGATAAAAACGTAATTATAGAAATAAGAGGTGCTGCCGGAGGAGATGAAGCTAATATTTTTGCTGGCGATCTTTTTAGAATGTATACCAAATTTGCAGATGAATTAGATTTTAAAATTAAATTACTTTCTTCTAGTTCTGCATCTGCTGGAGGATTTTCTCAAATCATTTTTTCTGTTAGAGGCGAAAATGCTTATTCAAAATTAAAATTTGAAAGTGGTGTTCATAGAGTACAAAGAATTCCAACAACTGAAAGTTCAGGTAGAATACACACTTCCACAGCTACTGTAACAGTCATACCCGAAATAGATGATACCGTGGATATTGAAATAAAGAGTAATGAAATTAAAATTGACACATATAGATCAAGTGGTGCCGGGGGACAATCAGTTAATACAACTGATTCTGCCGTTAGAATTACACATATTCCAACTGGAATAGTAGTATCATCACAAGACGAAAGAAGTCAAATTGCTAATAGAGAAACTGCACTATTAGTTCTTAAATCAAAACTTTATGATTTAGAAATGGCAAAAAAACAAGCAGAAGAAGCCGGATATAGAAAATTAGCAGGGCAAGGTGATAGGAGTGAAAAAATAAGAACTTATAACTATCCTCAAGATAGAGTAACTGATCATAGAATTGCTTTTTCTACTTCTTTAAAACAAGTTATAGAAGGTAAGCTTCAACCAATTATTGATGCTTTATTAACTGAAGAACAAAATCAAAAAATTAAAGAAGCAGGAATATTTTAA
- the tapR gene encoding TyrS-associated PheT N-terminal domain-related protein TapR produces MIFFKVNDKFLNTSIIFVNSAIQGKKIINIEELHLNLLVDEKMNVKLINLFTNNLITNKKNYSILQEDQINDIIQKILKYEPNLIFHTKETYALGKIVQRNKHPKSDKLAILKVDFKNFEKQIITNTTYSLENMYFLFALEGFITFNAEEIKESKVLDNISQGMILSSKSLNLSIENDELTKILNDEKIVNKYWGNNIKKLLNDLQEI; encoded by the coding sequence ATGATATTTTTTAAAGTTAATGATAAATTTTTAAACACATCAATCATTTTTGTCAATAGCGCAATTCAAGGCAAAAAAATAATAAATATTGAAGAATTACATTTAAATTTATTAGTTGATGAAAAGATGAATGTAAAATTAATAAATTTATTTACTAATAATTTAATTACCAACAAAAAAAATTATAGTATTTTACAAGAAGATCAAATAAATGATATTATTCAAAAAATTTTAAAATATGAACCAAATCTCATTTTTCATACTAAAGAAACATATGCATTGGGTAAAATTGTGCAAAGAAATAAACATCCTAAAAGTGATAAATTAGCTATTTTAAAAGTAGATTTTAAAAATTTTGAAAAGCAAATTATTACTAATACAACTTATTCACTTGAAAATATGTATTTTTTATTTGCTCTAGAAGGTTTTATTACTTTTAACGCAGAAGAAATTAAAGAAAGTAAGGTTTTAGATAATATTAGTCAAGGAATGATTTTATCTAGCAAAAGTTTAAATTTATCAATAGAAAATGATGAATTAACTAAAATATTAAATGATGAAAAAATAGTAAATAAATATTGGGGAAATAATATAAAAAAATTATTAAATGATTTACAAGAAATTTAA
- the rplK gene encoding 50S ribosomal protein L11 encodes MAKSKADIVRVRKLQFLAGQAKPGPSLAGVGINMPDFTRAFNDATRERGNEPVPVEITVYKDKSFEFRLFTAPASFKIKQAAKIESGSSKSKANKVATITVEQLKEIAEYKLPDLNTDNIEAAMRTIAGTAKQMGVVIEGWNEGKIK; translated from the coding sequence ATGGCAAAATCAAAAGCTGATATTGTTCGTGTTCGTAAATTGCAATTTTTAGCTGGCCAAGCTAAACCAGGACCATCATTAGCTGGTGTTGGTATTAATATGCCAGATTTTACAAGAGCATTTAATGACGCAACAAGAGAAAGAGGAAATGAACCAGTTCCTGTAGAAATTACTGTTTATAAAGATAAATCATTTGAATTTAGATTATTTACCGCTCCTGCAAGTTTTAAAATTAAACAAGCTGCAAAAATTGAAAGCGGTAGTTCAAAATCAAAGGCTAACAAAGTAGCTACAATTACTGTTGAACAATTAAAAGAAATTGCAGAATATAAATTACCTGATTTAAATACTGATAATATAGAAGCAGCTATGAGAACAATTGCCGGAACAGCAAAACAAATGGGTGTTGTTATCGAAGGCTGAAATGAAGGGAAAATTAAATAA
- a CDS encoding DegV family protein — translation MKYAIIVDSSCGLTKEEANKKGWFYLPLHIIIDGKEYKDGIEINSNNLFQFYKDNNDAKTSAINIGEAEELFEQLSKEYDQIIVYPISQHLSGTYQMLNLLSQDFPKVRIVKSKQIVQLIVLDLLWLEKQLSNDSSKLEEYLDFIENKGFRNSITLIPKYNKYLVKGGRLHPSAALVAKMFNIVPLITFSDGKLLKEGVGRVFKKTVLKNIASKSNFKLENQNNELCYIYLHSNAKIEEQNEIINEFSKIYNIKPLVHKIAPVVSIHTGPEAYVAIVLEINKELKEKLMEFLNHINL, via the coding sequence ATGAAATATGCAATAATTGTTGATTCTTCTTGCGGGTTGACTAAGGAAGAAGCAAATAAAAAAGGATGATTTTATCTACCATTACATATTATTATTGATGGTAAAGAATATAAAGATGGGATTGAAATTAATAGTAATAATTTATTTCAATTTTATAAAGATAATAATGATGCTAAAACATCAGCAATTAATATAGGAGAAGCTGAAGAACTCTTTGAACAATTAAGTAAAGAATATGATCAAATAATTGTTTATCCTATTTCACAACATCTTTCAGGAACATATCAAATGTTAAATTTATTAAGTCAAGATTTTCCTAAAGTAAGAATTGTTAAATCAAAACAAATTGTACAATTAATTGTTTTAGATTTACTTTGATTAGAAAAACAATTATCTAATGATTCAAGTAAATTGGAAGAATATCTTGATTTTATTGAAAATAAAGGTTTTAGAAATTCAATAACATTAATACCTAAATATAATAAATACTTAGTAAAAGGTGGAAGATTACATCCTTCTGCTGCTTTAGTTGCCAAAATGTTTAATATAGTTCCTTTAATTACTTTTAGTGATGGCAAATTATTAAAAGAAGGAGTTGGGAGAGTTTTTAAAAAAACTGTATTAAAAAATATTGCTTCTAAATCTAATTTTAAGTTAGAAAATCAAAATAACGAGCTTTGCTATATATATTTACATTCAAATGCCAAAATAGAAGAACAAAATGAAATTATCAATGAGTTTAGTAAAATTTATAATATCAAACCCTTAGTTCATAAAATAGCTCCAGTTGTTTCCATTCATACAGGCCCTGAAGCTTATGTAGCAATAGTATTAGAAATAAACAAAGAATTAAAAGAAAAATTAATGGAATTTTTAAATCATATTAATTTATAG
- a CDS encoding ribonuclease J codes for MKPTRIIPLGGVQEIGKSTMVIEYDKHIFIIDAGIKFADIATTGIKGIIPDYSYLKEKQNYIEGLFITHGHEDHIGGVIHLVKQVNIKRIFAPRITIQYLKHKFEENKINSNVKFIETEKEAIHYFGPCKVDFWSAQHSIPDAFGIRISTPNGSLMCTGDFRFDYNPIGSHYTDFAKLDKMGKEGLTILMSDSTNAMRPMHSPSENDILRDIEKYMRQAKKKIIVTAFASNLTRAKAIIELAEKLNKKVVSFGRSMVQGIKIGRKLGYIDVDDKVFIDKKEVANTPEDKLVILTTGSQGEQLAALSRMSYSKHKIIRIEKDDLVIFSSSPIPGNRMVIELLVNRLTKLGAIVKENGVDGYLHTSGHAYKYEHDKIFQLTKPKYFLPYHGEYRMCVVHAQSAIKNGVKKNNIIIPELGKVYNLINQNIYETKEKVNYGPVYIDGNNALNLNNNILQERTTLANNGFVSIILTVDRKNNNINGRPSLISRGSFYVKGSLTLVEEAKRIAHGAALYYIKNTPEWNVVELKKLICDRLENFFYKEKRRKPIIIPIILYTDDEDDLILKDIPIKFNKNNMDKFTNKNNTDALNALKQFKDDFASIEETEDDLLDEDNEE; via the coding sequence ATGAAACCAACTAGAATAATTCCTCTTGGAGGAGTACAAGAAATTGGAAAATCTACAATGGTTATCGAATATGATAAACATATTTTTATTATTGATGCTGGTATTAAATTTGCCGATATTGCCACAACAGGTATTAAAGGAATTATTCCTGATTATAGTTATTTAAAGGAAAAACAAAATTATATTGAAGGTTTATTTATTACCCACGGACATGAAGATCATATAGGTGGAGTTATTCACTTAGTTAAACAAGTTAATATTAAAAGAATTTTTGCTCCTCGTATAACGATTCAATATTTAAAACATAAATTCGAAGAAAATAAAATTAATTCTAATGTTAAATTTATTGAAACTGAAAAAGAAGCTATTCATTATTTTGGGCCATGTAAAGTTGATTTTTGAAGCGCCCAACATTCTATTCCTGATGCTTTTGGTATTAGAATTAGCACTCCTAATGGTTCTTTAATGTGTACTGGAGATTTTAGATTTGATTATAATCCTATTGGATCTCATTATACTGATTTTGCTAAATTAGATAAAATGGGTAAAGAAGGTTTAACCATTTTAATGAGTGATTCGACTAATGCCATGCGTCCTATGCATTCTCCAAGTGAAAATGATATTTTGAGAGATATTGAAAAATACATGCGCCAAGCTAAGAAAAAAATTATTGTTACTGCATTTGCTTCAAATTTAACAAGAGCAAAAGCTATAATTGAATTAGCTGAAAAATTAAATAAAAAAGTTGTTTCTTTTGGTAGATCAATGGTGCAAGGAATAAAAATAGGCAGAAAATTAGGATATATTGATGTTGATGATAAAGTTTTTATAGACAAAAAAGAAGTAGCAAATACTCCTGAAGATAAATTAGTAATTTTAACTACAGGAAGTCAAGGTGAACAATTAGCTGCTTTATCCAGAATGAGTTATAGTAAACACAAAATAATAAGAATAGAAAAAGACGATTTAGTAATTTTTTCTTCTTCCCCCATTCCTGGCAATCGCATGGTCATTGAATTATTAGTAAATAGATTAACTAAACTTGGAGCAATAGTGAAAGAAAATGGAGTTGATGGTTATTTACATACCTCTGGACATGCTTATAAATATGAACATGATAAAATTTTTCAATTAACCAAACCTAAATATTTCTTACCTTATCATGGTGAATATCGTATGTGCGTAGTTCATGCTCAAAGTGCTATTAAAAATGGCGTGAAAAAAAATAATATTATTATTCCTGAGTTAGGAAAAGTATACAATTTAATTAATCAAAATATATATGAAACAAAAGAAAAAGTTAATTATGGACCTGTTTATATTGACGGGAATAATGCTTTAAATTTAAATAACAATATTTTACAAGAAAGAACAACTTTAGCTAATAATGGTTTTGTAAGTATTATTTTAACTGTAGATAGAAAAAATAATAACATCAACGGAAGACCATCATTAATTAGTAGAGGAAGTTTTTATGTTAAAGGTTCCTTAACATTAGTTGAAGAAGCCAAAAGAATTGCTCATGGTGCGGCATTATATTACATTAAAAATACGCCTGAATGAAACGTTGTTGAATTAAAAAAATTAATTTGTGATCGTTTAGAAAATTTCTTTTATAAAGAAAAAAGAAGAAAACCTATTATCATTCCTATAATTTTATATACTGATGATGAAGATGATTTAATTTTAAAAGATATTCCAATAAAATTTAACAAAAATAATATGGACAAATTTACAAATAAAAATAATACTGATGCTTTAAATGCATTAAAGCAATTTAAAGATGATTTTGCTTCAATCGAGGAAACAGAAGATGATTTATTAGATGAAGATAATGAGGAGTAA
- a CDS encoding peptide chain release factor N(5)-glutamine methyltransferase yields the protein MNREKQLLLEKRKYNLPLYLTTKEKKLLKHNVPIQQIMGFIDFNNLRIQINNNVLIPRYETDELIHILKNRYNFNYSNANILDLCCGSGFIGLHLKKIWPLASLTLSDISYSALKISKLNRKNNFFSKNKLSIKHSNLFQKIKKQYDLIVANPPYLDKNDLDVSSNVKNFEPHIALFAKEKGWQIYRIILEQYKKYLKPNGILAMEINPKHLEKWNQIANIEILNDINNKERFIILQRN from the coding sequence ATGAATCGAGAAAAGCAGCTCTTATTAGAAAAAAGAAAATATAATTTACCTCTTTATTTAACAACAAAAGAGAAAAAACTTTTAAAACATAATGTTCCTATTCAACAAATAATGGGTTTTATTGATTTTAATAATTTAAGAATTCAAATAAACAATAACGTATTAATCCCTCGGTATGAAACAGATGAATTAATACATATACTTAAAAATAGATATAATTTTAATTATTCTAATGCTAATATTTTAGATTTATGTTGTGGAAGCGGATTTATTGGATTACATTTAAAAAAAATTTGGCCTCTAGCTTCGCTTACATTAAGTGATATTAGTTACTCAGCTTTAAAAATAAGTAAATTAAATAGAAAAAACAATTTTTTTTCAAAAAATAAATTAAGTATAAAACATAGTAATTTATTCCAAAAAATCAAAAAACAATATGATCTTATTGTTGCTAATCCACCATATTTAGATAAAAATGATTTAGATGTAAGTTCAAATGTTAAAAATTTTGAACCACATATAGCTTTATTTGCCAAAGAAAAGGGTTGACAAATTTATCGTATAATTTTAGAACAATATAAAAAATATTTAAAACCTAATGGTATTTTAGCAATGGAGATAAACCCTAAACATTTAGAAAAATGAAATCAAATTGCTAATATAGAAATTCTTAATGATATTAATAATAAAGAACGTTTTATAATTTTGCAAAGGAATTAA
- a CDS encoding MAG0110 family membrane protein — MQEKQFNTSYSETEVKQKSYIKQSLFGSAMMWFAIDLIFAFLFTFAVIKIPNAIDTLYNQGNITIAWLVTSAILLIIGLFVFNRMRRKLNITGTILLSFFLMSIISLILIIPAFKFTIGIFTLSQIILIFLIPAFFMFLAGFLATFNFFKSKFFYIMIIFLVVALIITSLVSWFVFNKLLYIAISVLGTLVTLSYMILDFIYLSRLNEEIKNIQNQDLKRKEILVNGIYIGFHFAYDYIIMVLYLIRFLELFWNN; from the coding sequence ATGCAAGAAAAACAATTTAATACAAGTTATAGTGAAACTGAAGTTAAACAAAAAAGTTATATAAAGCAATCACTTTTTGGATCAGCGATGATGTGATTTGCAATTGATTTAATTTTTGCTTTTCTTTTTACGTTTGCAGTTATTAAAATACCTAATGCCATTGATACACTATATAATCAAGGAAATATTACAATTGCTTGATTGGTCACAAGTGCCATTTTATTAATTATTGGTTTGTTTGTATTCAATAGAATGAGAAGAAAACTAAATATTACTGGAACTATTTTGTTATCTTTCTTTTTGATGAGTATTATTTCTTTAATTTTAATAATTCCTGCTTTTAAATTTACTATAGGTATTTTTACATTAAGCCAAATAATTTTAATTTTTCTAATACCAGCGTTTTTTATGTTTTTAGCAGGCTTTTTAGCAACTTTTAATTTTTTTAAGAGTAAATTCTTTTATATAATGATAATTTTTTTAGTAGTAGCACTAATTATTACATCATTAGTTTCATGATTTGTTTTTAATAAATTACTATATATAGCTATTAGTGTTTTAGGTACTTTAGTAACCTTGAGTTATATGATTTTAGATTTTATTTATTTAAGTCGCTTAAATGAAGAAATTAAAAATATTCAAAACCAAGATTTAAAAAGAAAAGAAATATTGGTTAACGGAATTTATATTGGTTTTCATTTTGCCTATGACTACATTATAATGGTTTTATATCTAATCAGATTTTTAGAATTATTTTGAAATAATTAA
- a CDS encoding phosphopantetheine-binding protein, with translation MEIKKMILSKLEQLSKKNINENMLLAELKIDSLDLAELIYEAENKYNIVFSDEELNNLKSVKDVINLTEKTFNNQNNK, from the coding sequence ATGGAAATAAAAAAAATGATACTAAGTAAATTAGAACAATTAAGTAAAAAAAACATTAATGAAAATATGTTACTAGCGGAATTAAAAATCGATTCATTAGACTTAGCAGAACTAATTTATGAAGCTGAAAATAAATATAATATTGTTTTTTCTGATGAAGAATTAAATAATTTAAAGAGTGTTAAGGATGTTATAAATTTAACAGAAAAAACTTTTAATAATCAAAACAATAAATAA